A window of Gammaproteobacteria bacterium CG11_big_fil_rev_8_21_14_0_20_46_22 contains these coding sequences:
- a CDS encoding transcriptional regulator yields MKADRFFYEHPVFRHEEFAAWKASLGEIKPISVNTALRYYVKVGQIKLIRRKLYAVVPPNQSPETLTVDPYLVAGKATEDAVLGYHTALELMGLAYSTFGQFTYVTEQKSKSFGFQERWFQSVAVPTALQKKQKTLAHIDNVDRQGVMLKVTNPARTFVDVLDRIELCGGWEEVCRSLNNFAVLKVDEVVEYCLLLDNARLNATVGYFLSQRQGAFAVRENQLKPLLKAVPKIPQYASKKTREKFQLVKPWNILLPVSVIHQSWEEPHADL; encoded by the coding sequence ATGAAAGCCGATCGGTTCTTTTATGAACATCCTGTTTTTCGGCATGAGGAGTTTGCTGCTTGGAAAGCTTCATTAGGAGAAATCAAGCCGATTTCAGTCAATACGGCATTACGCTATTATGTGAAGGTCGGGCAAATTAAATTGATTCGACGTAAGCTGTACGCCGTAGTACCACCGAACCAATCACCAGAGACGTTGACAGTTGATCCTTATCTTGTGGCTGGGAAGGCTACAGAAGATGCGGTATTGGGTTACCATACGGCACTTGAACTGATGGGATTGGCTTATTCAACGTTTGGGCAGTTTACCTACGTGACTGAACAGAAAAGCAAGTCCTTTGGATTCCAAGAGCGCTGGTTTCAATCAGTGGCAGTACCCACGGCACTGCAAAAGAAACAAAAGACACTGGCGCATATTGATAACGTTGATCGACAAGGAGTCATGCTAAAAGTGACAAACCCAGCACGCACCTTCGTGGATGTATTAGATCGCATTGAACTGTGTGGTGGTTGGGAAGAGGTGTGTCGCTCTCTTAATAATTTCGCGGTTTTAAAGGTTGATGAAGTGGTTGAGTACTGCTTGCTGTTAGATAACGCACGCTTAAATGCGACGGTGGGTTATTTTTTAAGTCAGCGTCAGGGCGCATTTGCTGTGCGTGAGAATCAATTAAAACCCTTATTAAAAGCGGTTCCTAAAATACCGCAATATGCCTCCAAAAAGACGAGAGAAAAATTTCAATTAGTAAAACCTTGGAATATTTTGCTGCCGGTATCCGTTATTCATCAATCATGGGAAGAACCTCATGCTGACCTCTAA